The Miscanthus floridulus cultivar M001 chromosome 6, ASM1932011v1, whole genome shotgun sequence genomic interval TTTCTCATGACATCTCAAGGAACACTTAAATTTGTAGCTCAGGAAAACACTATTTTATCCACAGTCTCACACTCTCTCACTCAACCTCATTCGAGTATTGCAGCTATGGTGGAGTGGAATAGAGGAATCACTAAAAGGAAGGAATACGGTACTTGCAAAAAAGAGAGAGGAAGGAATAAGGCGAGGAGCGGTGGCATTGCAGTTACCAGCCTTGACGACCGCGTGCCAGAGCTCCTCGGGCAGGATACATCCGTTGTGCTCGACATCGATGGCCTGGAAGATGCGGTAGAGCTCGAGCTCCTTGTCGTCCATGTACCTCCGGAAGTCGTCATAGCCGACGCGGCCGTCGCAGTCGCGGTCGCAGGCCTGGAGCAGCGCGCGCGCGTAGTCCTCGGTGCCCGCGCCGCCGGTCGTCCCCTCGGGGACGCGCAGCGCGACGAGGCCGGCCACGATCTGCGCGTGGTCGAGGTGGCCCCGCCCCGCGGCGTCGAAGAAGCCGAAGACGCCGCGGATCCGCGCCTCCCGCTCCGCCTCCGTCTCCCGCAACGCCAGCAGCACGTGCTccatcgtcgccgccgccggccccgccGCGCGCGCTGGGCCGCCGCACCCCATCGCTCCCCTCACCGCTGCCACGGGCTGAGCCGTGGCGGCCGGAGACGCCGCCGCGGTGGTCGTCGTGGCTGCCGCTGGGCGGGGCTCCACCGCGGCCGCGATCGAGGGTATGGGCTAGGGCCGACGCTGCCACCGCAGCCAACGCCGACGGTGATGAGCCCTTCTTCTTCCTTGCTGCGGGCGGCATGGACATCTCGGCGCACCAAATCGGAGACCGAGGACAGTGCGAGATGAAGATGGATTTGGGGGAAAAGTGAGGATGCGGGGATATATGAATATGGAGATGGATTTGGCGCGGAAAAATCCCGCACGCGCCCAAATCGACTGCTGCTGCGAGCGCGGCTGCTGCCCATGCGGGATCCGAGCGCGCCATCGCCTGTAGGAGACGAGGCCGTACAACGGAGCCGCGGTCGTCTGTTCCACATCGGAGCACGGGACAAGGCCGTCGCCTCGCGAGGCGACGATGCGCCCGTCTCTCGGCTGAGCTGGGGGGTTTTCTAAAAAAGGGCCATCACCGAGACGAGAAAAAGACGcccgttgtacgtgccctaaCCCAAACTTGTTGCACAATAGGTCATCATCTTAAATGTTAGATACTTCAATCCAGTATCTTAACCCAAACTTGTTGCACAACATGTCATCATGTTAAATGTTTTCAGCATGCTACCTCTACCACATTCAGAAGCATCTAATCAACACTCTTATTATTGCGTCAGACAGTCCAGGAAATGTCAATGCAATCGACAAGCAATCTGACCATTAAATGGGCATTCAGAGGGAAGCCTAAGAATCCGTTCTTTGCGACCATGGGAGGTGACGTCATTGTCCGTGTTGAATCGCAGTTCGTCCTGAACCAGATAAGTGGACAAGTACTAGAACAGGTCGACTCCTGGGACCTCTCTGCCTCGTCTCTTCCAGCTCAAGCATACTTTTGGTTGTCCAGAAGGGTTTACTCCATCGTTGAGTCCGGGAAGGATACAATCGAAGCTGCTAAGAGCACGGCATCTGGGCTGACAAAGGGAGATCAGAATTTCGAGACTTATCCAGATCCTTCTAGTGATCCTACAAAGGTACATGAACCTTTTCAGTTTCATAACTGTGCTGCTACATCACCAATGTCCAGATTATTTGGCTATCCTCGCTTCTGATACTCCAAAATTCTGATGAGGTCAGTTTAGTTACGCCAGTTATTCATCGCGTTGTTTGGTTTTATTGGTGCAGTTCTTTCAAAGGCCAGATGATGGCTTCAATCAGGATGTGTACCAGATTGGGCTTCTCCTGGCCGTGATCTACTTCATTGTACAGTTTTTGAGAACGACTCTGTGACTGCGGACCAACTTCATCGTGAGTCGCAACCTGCCGAATCCTCCGAATGTAGCCTGTGTGTATACATATGCATGTAACTATGTCTAGCAAAATAATATCATACAAGCATTGTGCCATCTGACCTGCAAGAGATTTGTGAGCTTGACTACAGTTGATCTATTTCTGCTGATATTAGTTTGGCACGCCTTCCTTTTTTCGGAGAGATTAATTTGGCACTCAGGATTTGAAGTTGCCAATTTACAGTTATTATTAATATTGGCAACACTCAGGATTGAGCGAGATAAGCGGAATAAACCCGCCGAACACCCCCGCGACTCGTAGTTGCCCGCGGCGTGGAGTCCAAAGAAATGAACTAGACCCTGCAATTTGGGGGCCTCCGAGCCACGTTCGCTCGGGCCCTTAGTTCTCTCCAGGCCTCTTGCGTTTGGGGAATGGGGATGGTAATTCACTGTGAAGAGGAGCGTGGCGCGCATGTGGGGCCGAGTGGCCATGGTCTCTTGTAGTAATTGTTGCTTATTTCAACATTATTTTTGAAACGGAAATGCATGGGACTGCCGATTTCTACTTTCTATCAAGTCTAAGTAATAAATAAGAATAGTTTACAAAGTTTGCTAAGCCTCGGAGGTCAGAAGCCGTATAATTCAACAACTGTAGTCACAGAAAAGTTGCCCACTGCAGCACCAAAAACAGCGAGTTCTTCATCAGAGGTTGTGTGTTTGCGTGAGCTGAGAGTTCGCCGGCGACGTGGAACCGTCGTCACTCCGGCGTTGTCCGACAAGAGAAAGTCGTCGTCCTCAACATGTACACTCTCAATGGTATATTGTCTGAGCTCTACCAATCTCTTCTTTATTTCAGTCCTTCAACAAGTGGAGAATAGATCTCACCTCATTGCAGACTGTAGAATCTGATGACTGTTTGGCACTCCTGTTTGCAGGTGCGGGGCCTTGTTGCAAAGTCATGGCACCGGAATTCCAGTAAACGTCAGAGAAGAACCTCAATGTTGTATTCCTCAAGCTCGATTGCAACGAGGACAGCAAAGTCAGT includes:
- the LOC136457016 gene encoding uncharacterized protein codes for the protein MATPTATALTCSCRPSPSSSSSSSTAFRRLNISGAHSPRRRLRLPPLHVVDDSKDLPEERSQTDKMVDGMDFGELCNDFECISSPYVESTARQIARDIIELREDNRAFNSYAVSVKYKDPLRAFVGREKYKRPLWITKALEKPVVTVQEMSMQSTSNLTIKWAFRGKPKNPFFATMGGDVIVRVESQFVLNQISGQVLEQVDSWDLSASSLPAQAYFWLSRRVYSIVESGKDTIEAAKSTASGLTKGDQNFETYPDPSSDPTKFFQRPDDGFNQDVYQIGLLLAVIYFIVQFLRTTL
- the LOC136457017 gene encoding calcium-dependent mitochondrial ATP-magnesium/phosphate carrier protein 3-like, which translates into the protein MGCGGPARAAGPAAATMEHVLLALRETEAEREARIRGVFGFFDAAGRGHLDHAQIVAGLVALRVPEGTTGGAGTEDYARALLQACDRDCDGRVGYDDFRRYMDDKELELYRIFQAIDVEHNGCILPEELWHAVVKAGHGVIYVML